From the genome of Ignavibacteriales bacterium, one region includes:
- a CDS encoding efflux RND transporter permease subunit, which translates to MWLTRFALKYPITTLMMAIAVFVLGFVSFVQLPIDMLPNIQIPVVSVITYNNGASPTDMEQTVTVPMERAVSSTNNVSYVQSTTREGVSSLRVYFNWDANTDVGLIDVIQKVNRVLNFLPTSASQPLVLRFDITNIPVCTIALSGDLDQRALYDLAYNVIEPQLEHIPGVAFAQVTGGRIREIHIKVDRNRLDALGLSLQQITQAMSSSNLIVPSGDLKSGVFDYSLKTESQFNVVQPMGDIVVKNQNGVAVRIRDVAFVEDSYQEQTEVIRNNGKEGVVIRVQKTSGANTVQVVDAVVKALTQLRDVPPSIKASLGTDQSLYIKQSISGLMQEAILGAFLATLVILIFLRNSRSAIIIFLAIPLSIFVTFIFFRFSSTTLNIMTFGGLALGIGRLVDDSIVELEAISRHYGSRKAEGKSKMQATLDAASEVASPIFISTLTTVIVFLPVVFLSGIAKLLFLPLVITITVALFASFFVSRTVTPLLCYNYLEAERESDADSKKLTHRIQIYFKNLLEKIDNSYQRTLTQALKHKRLVIFSVIGFAIISFILFKFVGTEFFPDTDESQFSVNARLPVGTRIEETEKLVEKIEGIIRKNVPEVKTVISDIGVPSAKSGNPFGGNSGGHAANITVSLTPPDERDRSVFDIVKTMRPKLSSLPGAQIFINPGGFLKFLLNFGSSAPIDIIISGHDFETANKLSQQIYEIVKSTPGATDAQITRELNLPELNISINREKAGALGVSVSQISNTITTAISGSVASIFTDPNTGNQYNILVRMAEDYRDKIDDIKNLSVVNTQGQLIKLSNLVDVKLVKSPIQIDRRYQERIVEVTANNTGRDLGSISKDINDKLANIKIPTGFQVQVSGNVEQQNKTFSDLGLALILAILLVYMVMASQFQSLIDPFIIMFTVPLGMIGVVWALFLTDTTLSVTSFEGVIVMIGIVVSNGILLVDYTNKLRKTGMELHEAVIRGGKTRLKPILMTTLATVLGLIPLALGMGGEKSQAPLAIAVIGGLTVSTMLTLLFVPTLYTLFEERFGKKKNNLNNESGYE; encoded by the coding sequence ATGTGGCTGACCAGGTTTGCACTTAAATATCCCATTACAACATTAATGATGGCTATTGCTGTTTTTGTTTTGGGATTTGTTTCTTTTGTTCAATTGCCCATCGATATGCTGCCGAACATACAGATTCCGGTAGTAAGTGTAATCACTTATAATAACGGCGCCAGTCCAACAGATATGGAACAAACCGTCACTGTTCCAATGGAACGGGCCGTGAGTTCAACTAATAATGTTAGTTACGTTCAATCAACCACAAGAGAAGGTGTATCATCGCTTCGTGTTTATTTTAATTGGGATGCAAACACAGACGTTGGGTTGATAGATGTAATTCAGAAAGTAAATAGAGTTTTAAATTTCCTTCCGACTTCTGCTTCTCAACCACTTGTTCTTCGATTTGATATAACAAACATTCCCGTATGTACAATTGCACTCAGCGGGGATTTGGATCAAAGAGCATTATACGACTTAGCATATAACGTAATTGAACCACAACTTGAACACATTCCGGGTGTTGCATTCGCGCAAGTGACCGGCGGTAGAATTCGCGAAATTCATATAAAGGTAGATCGAAACAGATTAGATGCCCTTGGCTTATCATTGCAACAAATTACACAAGCTATGTCGTCATCAAACTTAATTGTTCCTTCGGGTGATCTTAAATCGGGAGTTTTTGACTATTCGTTAAAAACAGAAAGCCAATTTAATGTTGTTCAACCAATGGGTGATATAGTTGTAAAGAATCAAAATGGTGTCGCAGTAAGAATTAGAGATGTTGCTTTTGTAGAAGATTCGTATCAGGAACAAACAGAAGTAATACGAAATAACGGTAAAGAAGGAGTTGTAATACGCGTACAGAAAACTTCAGGTGCAAATACAGTTCAAGTTGTTGATGCGGTTGTCAAAGCACTTACTCAACTAAGAGATGTTCCACCATCTATTAAAGCATCTCTGGGAACCGACCAGAGTCTTTATATTAAGCAATCAATTAGCGGTTTGATGCAGGAAGCAATTCTGGGAGCTTTTTTAGCAACGCTTGTTATTTTAATATTCCTCAGAAATTCACGTAGTGCAATAATTATTTTTCTCGCCATTCCGCTTTCGATCTTTGTAACATTTATTTTCTTCCGCTTCAGCAGTACAACACTCAACATTATGACGTTCGGAGGACTTGCGCTAGGAATCGGACGGCTTGTGGATGACTCTATTGTTGAATTGGAAGCAATCAGCCGGCATTACGGATCTAGAAAAGCCGAAGGTAAATCGAAAATGCAGGCAACTCTAGATGCCGCCTCGGAAGTTGCCTCGCCAATTTTCATTTCAACTCTTACGACTGTAATAGTTTTTCTTCCTGTAGTGTTTTTATCAGGTATTGCAAAACTTCTATTTCTTCCATTAGTCATAACAATTACGGTAGCGCTTTTCGCCTCATTCTTTGTTTCGAGAACGGTTACACCATTGCTCTGTTATAATTATTTAGAAGCCGAACGAGAAAGCGATGCTGATTCGAAAAAATTAACTCACAGAATCCAGATTTATTTCAAGAATTTATTAGAGAAAATCGATAATTCTTATCAACGGACTCTAACACAAGCATTAAAACATAAACGCCTGGTAATATTTAGCGTAATTGGTTTTGCAATTATTTCATTCATCCTTTTCAAATTTGTTGGAACAGAATTCTTCCCCGATACAGATGAAAGTCAATTTTCAGTAAATGCAAGATTACCGGTCGGAACAAGGATAGAAGAGACCGAAAAACTTGTTGAAAAAATTGAAGGAATAATCAGAAAAAATGTGCCGGAGGTCAAGACTGTTATTTCTGACATCGGAGTGCCCTCCGCAAAAAGCGGGAATCCATTTGGAGGTAATTCAGGAGGGCATGCAGCAAATATAACCGTCTCTCTAACTCCTCCGGATGAAAGGGATAGATCTGTTTTTGATATTGTAAAAACAATGCGACCGAAATTATCCTCTTTACCAGGTGCGCAGATATTTATTAATCCCGGAGGATTTTTAAAATTTCTTCTCAACTTCGGATCATCCGCACCGATAGATATTATAATCAGCGGTCATGATTTTGAGACGGCAAATAAATTAAGTCAGCAAATTTATGAGATAGTAAAATCAACACCCGGTGCAACAGATGCGCAGATCACTCGAGAATTGAATTTACCTGAATTAAATATTTCTATCAATCGTGAAAAAGCCGGAGCCCTCGGCGTAAGCGTTTCTCAAATCTCGAATACAATAACTACTGCAATCTCCGGGTCTGTAGCGTCAATATTTACGGATCCGAATACAGGAAATCAGTATAATATTTTAGTCCGAATGGCGGAAGACTATCGTGATAAAATTGATGATATTAAAAATCTTAGTGTTGTGAATACGCAAGGCCAATTAATAAAATTATCAAATCTGGTTGATGTCAAATTAGTTAAATCTCCAATTCAGATAGACAGACGATACCAGGAAAGAATTGTTGAAGTAACGGCAAACAACACGGGGAGAGACTTAGGGAGTATATCAAAAGATATTAATGATAAACTAGCAAACATTAAAATACCAACCGGGTTTCAAGTACAAGTGAGCGGAAATGTTGAACAACAGAACAAAACATTTAGTGATCTTGGTTTAGCTTTAATCTTAGCTATCCTTCTTGTTTACATGGTAATGGCTTCTCAATTTCAATCTCTAATCGATCCATTTATTATAATGTTTACCGTACCATTGGGAATGATCGGAGTTGTTTGGGCACTTTTCTTAACAGACACAACTCTTTCCGTTACTTCATTTGAAGGCGTTATTGTGATGATCGGGATTGTAGTATCGAACGGAATTTTATTGGTTGATTATACAAACAAATTGCGTAAAACGGGAATGGAATTACATGAAGCTGTAATACGAGGGGGCAAGACAAGATTAAAACCAATATTAATGACAACACTTGCAACTGTGCTCGGATTAATTCCATTAGCATTGGGGATGGGAGGAGAAAAATCCCAGGCTCCGTTGGCAATTGCGGTTATAGGAGGACTAACAGTTTCGACTATGCTTACTTTACTATTTGTACCAACTCTTTATACACTTTTTGAAGAAAGATTCGGTAAAAAGAAAAATAATTTAAATAATGAAAGTGGATATGAATAA
- a CDS encoding efflux RND transporter periplasmic adaptor subunit, whose protein sequence is MHFTKKSYLLIGSVILLLTMIFIVKIASGDSSKRPIPQPVVELGEPAIKEIQKSETLTGDVAPIQQANIFSKVNGNIERNFVDIGDRVSANQLLALIDTTIYSQNAKLAKANLMQAEANNENSKLNYDRNKKLFDQKLVAQQDLDNAKAAFDISVAQKAAAQATFNNAITQLSYCKITAPFAGTITKRFFDPGSYVSSTQNNQSSVLFVLMNVDHLKTIVNVPERAVPYLSGIKDVILTADAVPNKIFNARINRISQSIDLATRTMPVEIAIDNPGGFLKPGMFVTVQLITQKKINSEVIPTEVALNDDKGDYVFTLNPDTTVSKRYIKIGLRMDDVVEVLSGLNEKSKIVFVGQTLIKDKMKVKIAK, encoded by the coding sequence ATGCATTTTACCAAAAAATCATATTTGCTTATCGGAAGTGTGATTCTACTTTTAACGATGATATTCATAGTTAAAATCGCATCCGGCGATTCATCAAAACGACCGATTCCCCAGCCGGTTGTAGAACTTGGAGAGCCAGCCATCAAGGAAATTCAAAAAAGTGAAACTCTCACCGGAGATGTAGCCCCAATTCAACAAGCGAATATTTTTTCTAAAGTAAACGGTAATATTGAAAGGAATTTTGTTGATATCGGCGACCGGGTTTCGGCAAATCAATTACTTGCTTTAATTGATACAACCATCTATTCACAAAATGCTAAGCTTGCAAAAGCTAATTTAATGCAGGCGGAAGCGAATAATGAGAACTCGAAACTAAATTATGATAGAAATAAAAAACTATTCGATCAAAAACTTGTTGCCCAGCAAGATCTAGATAATGCTAAAGCAGCATTTGATATTTCCGTAGCTCAGAAAGCAGCCGCACAGGCTACTTTCAATAACGCCATAACACAATTAAGTTATTGTAAGATTACCGCACCTTTTGCCGGAACTATTACAAAAAGATTTTTTGATCCAGGCTCGTATGTGTCTTCTACACAAAACAATCAAAGTTCGGTATTATTTGTTTTGATGAACGTTGATCATTTAAAAACAATTGTAAATGTTCCCGAACGTGCCGTTCCTTATTTATCCGGTATTAAAGATGTAATCCTTACAGCCGATGCGGTACCAAACAAAATATTTAACGCAAGAATAAATCGAATAAGCCAGTCAATTGACCTAGCTACACGCACAATGCCTGTTGAAATTGCAATTGATAATCCCGGCGGTTTCCTTAAACCGGGAATGTTTGTTACAGTTCAATTGATAACACAAAAAAAAATCAACTCCGAGGTAATTCCTACTGAAGTTGCTTTAAATGATGATAAAGGAGATTATGTTTTTACACTCAACCCGGATACAACCGTATCGAAAAGATATATTAAAATTGGGTTACGAATGGATGATGTGGTTGAAGTACTTTCGGGTTTGAACGAGAAGAGTAAAATTGTTTTTGTAGGTCAGACATTAATAAAAGACAAAATGAAAGTTAAAATAGCAAAGTAG